Proteins encoded in a region of the bacterium genome:
- a CDS encoding glycosyltransferase family 4 protein, whose amino-acid sequence MSAPKVLFVFNRARGELQAAYERGEAPDHALYAINAMRRRGFEPWFSDAGQRIRGIAHLWVRAAHVLSDGGRRVGFHAWQERCLRGDMARADLIFATADSSALPILARKARGRVRAPVVYATIGLTHGFPERRGALWRWYRRLLREAAAIVHFGHAEGEELARIFEVEPARRHFVPFCVDAGFFVDDPSEEDRPLSFGFDTRRDWKLLACAIEGSGVKLDVHAYTDVAQRTSWPAEARVLAPIPVPEMKRRVARARFVVLPVEENPYTGATIALLSAMAAGKAVLVTQTAAIREGYGLVNRENVLLVPPDDARAMRRAIEELNEDAALRARLGERARAHVREHLDIERMADRFASIFRGALS is encoded by the coding sequence ATGAGCGCTCCCAAGGTCTTGTTCGTCTTCAACCGCGCGCGAGGCGAGTTGCAGGCGGCGTACGAGCGCGGCGAAGCGCCCGATCACGCGCTTTACGCCATTAACGCCATGCGGCGACGCGGATTCGAGCCGTGGTTTTCGGACGCCGGGCAGCGGATCCGGGGCATCGCTCATTTATGGGTGCGTGCCGCGCATGTGCTTTCCGACGGCGGGCGTCGCGTCGGTTTTCACGCGTGGCAGGAGCGATGTCTGCGCGGCGACATGGCGCGCGCGGATCTTATCTTCGCGACCGCGGACAGCTCCGCGCTGCCGATCCTGGCGCGCAAGGCGCGCGGACGCGTTCGCGCGCCGGTCGTGTACGCGACGATCGGCCTGACGCACGGCTTTCCCGAGCGGCGCGGCGCTCTCTGGCGCTGGTATCGGCGGCTGCTGCGCGAAGCCGCGGCGATCGTTCACTTCGGTCACGCGGAGGGCGAGGAGCTTGCGCGGATCTTCGAAGTCGAGCCCGCGCGCCGGCATTTCGTGCCGTTTTGCGTCGATGCGGGATTTTTCGTGGACGATCCCTCCGAGGAAGACCGACCGTTGTCGTTCGGATTCGACACGCGCCGCGATTGGAAACTGCTTGCGTGCGCGATCGAGGGTTCAGGCGTAAAGCTGGACGTACACGCCTACACGGACGTCGCCCAGCGCACGTCGTGGCCCGCCGAGGCTCGCGTACTTGCGCCGATTCCCGTACCGGAAATGAAACGGCGCGTCGCGCGGGCGCGATTTGTCGTATTGCCCGTGGAAGAAAATCCGTACACCGGCGCCACCATCGCCCTGCTTTCCGCGATGGCCGCGGGCAAGGCCGTCCTCGTCACGCAAACGGCGGCGATCCGCGAGGGTTACGGGCTCGTCAATCGCGAGAATGTGCTTCTCGTGCCGCCGGACGACGCGCGGGCGATGCGCCGGGCGATCGAAGAGTTGAACGAGGACGCGGCGCTGCGCGCGCGGCTTGGCGAACGCGCGCGGGCGCATGTGCGCGAGCATCTGGATATCGAGAGGATGGCGGATCGATTCGCGTCCATTTTTCGCGGGGCGCTTTCATGA
- a CDS encoding lipopolysaccharide biosynthesis protein, translating into MTHAPWTRRVGRLLRMDFDYVAHGGSWLTADHAVNVATSFVTTYVLANAIEPESYGAYLYILAIAMFLLPLTLTGVSNAMIRSLARGFDGVFARGVRRRLAWSLAGGGILVLLGPVFALTGREDLVAPAIAAGIGFALAFGADDYKTWYHARREFRSYAFVNGAINIAVASATMGAALAGGGPAWILAANIGTRGAANSIATLAVWRRRANDNVEEGFDAFGRNLSWIAALNNVSFTIDQVLVGTFYDLPVMAVYGLATRLSEPFRVIGTVINRLAWPKAVTLEARDAARKFLSKLAVLVAVLTALALVTAAAFPFVLRLFFPAYANSWPLVLLMIASALLSVVVTYLETYYISQDHLQRTYYLASTIRPTLTIALIVPFLAIWGIYGAVIARLVVRFGACVVLTARMLPERHRVPIATEPAP; encoded by the coding sequence ATGACGCACGCTCCCTGGACGCGGCGCGTCGGCCGGCTTCTGCGCATGGATTTCGACTACGTCGCGCACGGCGGCTCCTGGCTGACGGCCGATCACGCCGTCAATGTCGCCACGAGTTTCGTGACGACCTACGTGCTCGCGAATGCCATCGAGCCGGAATCGTACGGCGCCTACCTCTATATCCTCGCCATCGCGATGTTCCTGCTTCCGTTGACGTTGACCGGCGTGTCGAATGCGATGATCCGCTCGCTCGCGCGCGGATTCGACGGCGTGTTCGCGCGGGGCGTGCGCCGCCGCCTGGCATGGTCGCTCGCGGGCGGCGGAATCCTGGTGTTGCTCGGGCCCGTCTTCGCGCTGACGGGGCGCGAAGACCTTGTCGCGCCGGCCATCGCCGCGGGGATCGGATTCGCGCTGGCGTTCGGCGCGGACGACTACAAAACGTGGTATCACGCGCGGCGCGAATTTCGTTCCTACGCGTTTGTGAACGGCGCGATCAACATCGCCGTCGCCTCGGCGACGATGGGCGCGGCGCTCGCAGGCGGCGGCCCGGCGTGGATCCTCGCGGCGAATATCGGTACGCGCGGCGCGGCGAATTCGATCGCGACGCTCGCCGTCTGGCGGCGGCGCGCGAACGACAACGTTGAGGAAGGATTTGACGCGTTCGGGCGGAATCTGTCGTGGATCGCCGCGCTCAACAACGTGTCGTTCACGATCGACCAGGTTCTCGTCGGGACGTTCTACGATCTTCCAGTCATGGCGGTTTATGGCCTCGCGACGCGGCTTTCCGAGCCGTTTCGCGTCATCGGCACGGTAATCAACCGCCTCGCCTGGCCCAAGGCGGTGACGCTCGAGGCGCGCGACGCGGCGCGCAAATTCCTGTCGAAGCTCGCCGTGCTGGTCGCCGTGCTTACCGCGCTTGCGCTCGTGACGGCCGCGGCGTTTCCCTTTGTGCTGCGCTTGTTCTTTCCGGCGTACGCGAATTCGTGGCCGCTTGTTTTGCTGATGATCGCGTCGGCCTTATTATCGGTGGTCGTCACGTATCTGGAAACCTACTACATCTCGCAGGACCATTTGCAGCGAACGTATTACCTGGCCTCGACGATTCGCCCGACGTTGACGATCGCGCTCATCGTTCCGTTTCTGGCGATCTGGGGCATTTACGGCGCCGTCATAGCCCGGCTTGTCGTGCGGTTTGGCGCGTGCGTTGTCCTGACGGCGCGCATGTTGCCCGAGCGCCATCGCGTGCCGATCGCAACGGAGCCGGCGCCGTGA
- a CDS encoding class I SAM-dependent methyltransferase gives MSAAAREMPRAFALVPTRCALCGDPRSRLVVRARDPLGLFPGEANVVSCISCGSWRVDPAPAGDDIARLYPDEYRAHHASGPDLPATAVPSTGDRLRREFAEWAASGRRSIWLSPLGAIGRLAAARLFHLTGRGRFNMLAFNGAGRRLLDVGCGAGDLLAQYAARGWAVIGVEPSAAAAHRAIARGYPIVNGTFPESSAALARFAPFSAVVMSNVIEHLPDPLAALGAARNLMEPGGLLLVTTPVTDGIVQRLLTEHWYNLDAPRHLHLFSRKNLDALLRQAGFSPIAHAPATSARAVLRTLAAAARHEGREDRAAYLESSGAVLRLANAIVFFADRTGQGDVVSVLATRNAERAP, from the coding sequence GTGAGCGCCGCGGCTCGCGAAATGCCGCGTGCATTCGCGCTCGTCCCGACGCGATGTGCGCTATGCGGCGATCCGCGCTCTCGCCTCGTCGTGCGCGCGCGCGATCCGCTGGGCTTGTTCCCGGGCGAGGCAAACGTCGTGTCGTGCATTTCGTGCGGATCGTGGCGCGTCGATCCCGCGCCCGCCGGCGATGACATTGCGCGGCTTTACCCCGACGAATACCGCGCGCATCACGCGAGCGGGCCCGATCTGCCGGCGACCGCGGTGCCGAGCACGGGCGATCGCCTGCGCCGCGAGTTCGCCGAATGGGCGGCGAGCGGCCGGCGGAGCATCTGGCTTTCTCCCCTTGGCGCCATCGGGCGTCTGGCGGCGGCGCGCCTGTTTCATCTTACCGGGCGCGGGCGATTCAACATGCTCGCGTTCAACGGCGCGGGCCGGCGCTTGCTCGATGTCGGTTGCGGCGCGGGCGACCTGCTTGCGCAGTACGCCGCGCGCGGATGGGCGGTGATCGGCGTGGAGCCGTCGGCCGCGGCGGCCCATCGCGCCATCGCGCGCGGATACCCAATCGTCAACGGCACGTTCCCGGAGTCTTCGGCGGCGCTCGCGCGTTTTGCGCCGTTTTCCGCGGTGGTGATGTCGAACGTCATCGAGCATCTTCCCGATCCGCTCGCGGCGCTGGGCGCGGCGCGAAACCTGATGGAGCCTGGCGGCTTGCTACTTGTCACGACGCCGGTGACCGACGGAATCGTTCAGCGCCTATTGACCGAGCACTGGTACAACCTGGACGCGCCGCGTCATCTGCATCTGTTTTCGCGGAAGAATCTCGATGCACTCTTGCGCCAGGCGGGATTTTCGCCGATCGCCCACGCACCGGCGACAAGCGCGCGCGCCGTATTGCGAACGCTCGCGGCGGCCGCGCGCCACGAGGGGCGTGAGGACCGCGCGGCGTATCTGGAGTCGAGCGGCGCGGTCTTGCGTCTTGCGAACGCGATCGTGTTTTTCGCCGATCGGACCGGGCAAGGCGATGTCGTCAGCGTGTTGGCGACGCGAAACGCGGAGCGAGCCCCATGA